In one window of Amblyomma americanum isolate KBUSLIRL-KWMA chromosome 9, ASM5285725v1, whole genome shotgun sequence DNA:
- the LOC144104551 gene encoding lysosomal acid lipase/cholesteryl ester hydrolase-like, with amino-acid sequence MIPALMIAFWLRTLALLIPLAMTGSAASDVYEDAMQDPAGLMRSFGYEVEVHKVTTEDGYILEVDRILPRQPANGSATKRSPMLLVHGLLCNAATWTANQPWQSPGFLLADAGFDVWLINTRGVPQSNYHVTLSTKDPRFWKWSFDEIGRYDLPATVDLILKETGSTKVGMLVTSQGTTVSLIFLSMRPEYNDKVNILVNYAPVGNLTYFTSPFRLFIPVAEEVKAVNDLITKGALLVQSPAQKKLLATICEGPFSDVCYLPFTIIYGFNRKQHNSTRVPVYVVNLPVGTSSQDALHYAQVFRRKNLVRFDYGAVENLVKYGTATPPAYPLEKIRVPVAVFQGLGDIFADPKDVEDFCKRLQKVLVFRRVVPDPEFGHLDFIFGFNATDILHRPMIELVSNYTTDGA; translated from the exons ATGATTCCGGCTTTGATGATAGCGTTCTGGCTGCGAACGCTTGCTTTGCTGATACCGCTGGCGATGACAGGGTCGGCAGCCTCCGATGTTTATGAAGACGCCATGCAGGACCCG GCCGGTCTCATGCGCAGTTTCGGCTACGAGGTCGAAGTGCACAAAGTCACCACGGAAGACGGCTACATCCTGGAAGTGGACAGAATACTACCGCGACAGCCGGCAAACGGATCCGCGACTAAGAGGTCGCCGATGTTGCTTGTGCACGGACTGCTCTGCAACGCCGCCACGTGGACGGCCAACCAACCATGGCAGAGCCCAG GCTTTCTCCTGGCTGACGCCGGATTCGACGTGTGGTTAATCAACACCAGGGGTGTGCCTCAGTCCAACTATCACGTGACACTGTCGACGAAGGACCCCAGGTTCTGGAAATGGAG TTTCGACGAAATCGGCCGGTACGACCTGCCAGCCACGGTCGACCTAATCTTGAAGGAGACGGGCTCCACCAAAGTAGGCATGTTGGTGACGTCGCAAGGAACCACGGTGTCACTGATCTTCTTGTCTATGCGACCGGAATACAACGACAAG GTGAACATTCTGGTTAACTACGCTCCTGTTGGAAACTTGACCTATTTCACATCGCCATTCCGGCTCTTCATTCCAGTGGCCGAGGAGGTGAAG GCCGTGAATGACCTCATCACCAAAGGCGCACTCCTGGTTCAGAGCCCGGCACAGAAAAAGCTACTCGCAACCATTTGCGAGGGGCCGTTTAGTGATGTCTGCTACTTGCCATTCACTATAATTTACGGCTTTAACCGGAAACAACACAACAGC ACTAGAGTACCCGTCTATGTCGTGAACCTGCCCGTGGGCACTTCGAGCCAGGACGCTCTGCACTACGCTCAG GTGTTCAGGCGAAAAAACCTTGTTCGGTTCGACTACGGGGCAGTGGAAAACTTAGTCAAGTACGGCACG GCAACGCCTCCAGCTTACCCACTGGAGAAGATTCGTGTCCCAGTCGCTGTGTTTCAAGGCCTTGGTGACATCTTCGCTGATCCCAAAGACGTGGAAGACTTCTGCAAGCGGCTTCAAAAAGTGCTCGTGTTCAGACGCGTGGTTCCGGACCCCGAATTCGGTCACCTGGACTTCATATTTGGCTTCAACGCCACCGACATTCTCCACCGGCCCATGATTGAGCTTGTCTCCAACTACACCACTGACGGGGCTTAA